In Streptomyces sp. NBC_00414, a single window of DNA contains:
- a CDS encoding citrate synthase family protein, with amino-acid sequence MTDQEAVPAHEGRRISTREAAELLGVKPETVYAYVSRGRLGSRSNPSGRGSTFDPKEVEALARRNRREAALGSPAAGTLSVRTRITLIDKDRYYFRGVDATELAARHSYEEVAEWLWTGALRPGATFTAPEASVTVARRAVDSLPEHTGPTDRLRVAAIAAATADPLRFDLSEQSVLGTARTLIPTLVAALPPKRHDHRDDGPLAHRLWYRLSGRDASEASLRTMDTALALLVDHDLAASTLAVRVAASARAHPYAAVSAGLGVLEGPLHGAASGLAHRMLLDVLDRGSAGPVIADELRAGRRVPGLGHRLYPGEDPRARALFALLEEIPDAAPALAAAHDVVTTTARHVPLHANVDLALAVLTASSGMPASAGETIFAVARTAGWIAHTLEEYGEAPLRMRPSGHYVGERPPQPLPEQ; translated from the coding sequence ATGACGGATCAAGAAGCAGTCCCGGCACACGAGGGGCGGCGGATCAGCACCCGGGAAGCCGCTGAACTGCTCGGCGTGAAGCCGGAGACGGTCTACGCGTACGTGAGCCGTGGCCGACTCGGCAGCCGGAGCAACCCGAGCGGCCGGGGCAGCACCTTCGACCCCAAGGAGGTGGAGGCTCTCGCGCGCCGCAACAGGCGCGAGGCGGCGCTGGGTTCGCCGGCCGCGGGCACGCTCTCCGTCCGCACCCGGATCACCTTGATCGACAAGGACCGCTACTACTTCCGAGGCGTCGACGCGACCGAGCTCGCCGCACGCCATTCCTACGAAGAGGTCGCGGAGTGGCTCTGGACAGGCGCCCTACGCCCCGGCGCCACCTTCACGGCACCCGAGGCATCTGTCACGGTGGCGCGCCGCGCCGTCGATTCGCTGCCCGAGCACACGGGCCCCACCGACCGGCTCCGCGTGGCCGCCATCGCCGCGGCGACCGCCGATCCACTGCGCTTCGACCTTTCCGAACAGTCCGTGCTGGGCACCGCCCGCACCCTGATCCCCACGCTCGTCGCCGCCCTGCCGCCCAAGAGGCACGACCACCGGGACGACGGCCCACTGGCACACCGTCTGTGGTACCGGCTCAGCGGACGTGACGCCTCGGAGGCCTCGCTGCGGACCATGGACACAGCCCTCGCACTGCTCGTCGACCACGACCTGGCCGCCTCGACACTCGCCGTACGGGTGGCAGCCTCGGCCCGTGCCCATCCGTACGCCGCCGTATCGGCGGGCCTCGGCGTCCTCGAAGGCCCCCTCCACGGAGCGGCCAGCGGCCTGGCACACCGGATGCTCCTCGATGTCCTCGACCGCGGCTCGGCGGGCCCTGTGATCGCCGACGAACTGCGCGCCGGACGCCGCGTCCCGGGCCTCGGCCACCGCCTCTACCCCGGTGAGGACCCGCGCGCGCGGGCGCTGTTCGCCCTCCTGGAGGAGATCCCCGACGCCGCTCCCGCACTGGCCGCGGCCCACGACGTGGTGACGACGACCGCCCGCCACGTCCCGCTGCACGCCAACGTCGACCTCGCCCTCGCCGTCCTCACGGCCTCGTCCGGCATGCCCGCCTCGGCAGGCGAGACGATCTTCGCCGTGGCCCGGACGGCCGGCTGGATCGCCCACACCCTGGAGGAGTACGGCGAGGCGCCTCTGCGCATGCGCCCGAGCGGACACTACGTAGGAGAACGGCCACCGCAGCCACTTCCGGAGCAGTGA
- a CDS encoding sensor histidine kinase → MSPTPPARRLRLGMPRRMFSQVLLMQVAIAAGVAVLATGLFLAPLSEQLDDQAMRRALAIAQTTAAQPRLAEELTSTRPSADGPVQAEAERVRKASGAEYVVVMDMHGVRWSHTNPAEIGGRVSTDPQQALAGREVMEIDDGTLGRSARGKVPLRDAGGDIVGAVSVGIEYDSVRARLIHAIPGLFAYAGGAMAVGALAAYLISRRVQRQTRDLAFSDIAGLLAEREAMLHGIREGVVALDREGRIRLLNDEARRLLGLGDEAVGQPLGTALGEGRTTDVLAGTVSGTDLLTVRGQRVLVANRMPTDDGGAVATLRDRTELEQLGRELDSTRGLIDALRAQDHEHANRMHTLLGLLELEMFDDAVEFVGEVVGDHRATAEQITEKIHDPLLAALLVGKATVAAERAVALTVSDRTLFPDLLVDARGLVTIVGNLVDNALDAVAGTLHARVEVELRAEGRTAVLRVRDTGPGIPAEQRELIFTDGWSTKEPPAHRGRGIGLSLVRRLAERQGGSARVAEAAGGGAEFTIVLPEALAEPGLTSEPEPGPAPESTATTTKEEPR, encoded by the coding sequence ATGAGCCCCACTCCCCCTGCTCGACGACTCCGCCTCGGCATGCCGAGGCGGATGTTCTCGCAGGTGCTGCTGATGCAGGTGGCGATCGCCGCCGGGGTCGCCGTACTCGCGACGGGGCTGTTCCTCGCCCCTCTCAGTGAGCAGCTGGACGACCAGGCGATGCGTCGCGCGCTCGCGATCGCGCAGACCACGGCGGCGCAACCACGGCTCGCCGAGGAACTGACGTCGACGCGGCCCTCGGCCGACGGGCCCGTCCAGGCCGAGGCGGAACGGGTCCGCAAGGCGAGCGGGGCCGAGTACGTCGTGGTCATGGACATGCACGGCGTGCGCTGGTCGCACACCAATCCCGCCGAGATCGGTGGACGCGTCTCCACCGACCCTCAGCAGGCTCTGGCCGGCCGGGAGGTCATGGAGATCGACGACGGCACCCTGGGCCGCTCGGCACGCGGCAAGGTGCCGCTGCGCGACGCCGGCGGCGACATCGTGGGCGCGGTCTCGGTCGGCATCGAGTACGACAGTGTGCGCGCCCGTCTGATCCATGCGATCCCGGGGCTCTTCGCCTACGCGGGCGGCGCCATGGCCGTGGGCGCGCTGGCCGCCTATCTGATCTCGCGGCGTGTGCAGCGGCAGACCCGTGATCTGGCCTTCTCGGACATCGCCGGACTCCTGGCGGAACGTGAGGCCATGCTGCACGGCATCAGGGAGGGCGTCGTCGCGCTGGACCGCGAGGGCAGGATCCGGCTGCTCAACGACGAGGCCCGGCGGCTGCTGGGCCTCGGTGACGAGGCCGTGGGGCAGCCTCTCGGCACGGCGCTCGGCGAGGGACGTACGACCGACGTGCTGGCCGGAACCGTCAGCGGCACCGATCTGCTCACCGTCCGAGGACAGCGGGTCCTGGTCGCCAACCGCATGCCCACCGACGACGGCGGCGCCGTCGCCACCCTGCGGGACCGCACGGAACTGGAGCAGCTGGGCCGCGAGCTCGACTCCACCCGCGGCCTCATCGACGCGCTTCGCGCCCAGGACCACGAGCACGCCAACCGCATGCACACACTGCTCGGCCTGCTGGAACTGGAGATGTTCGACGACGCCGTGGAGTTCGTCGGCGAGGTGGTAGGCGACCACCGGGCCACCGCGGAACAGATCACCGAGAAGATCCACGACCCACTGCTCGCCGCCCTGCTGGTGGGCAAGGCCACCGTCGCGGCGGAGCGCGCCGTGGCCCTGACGGTCTCCGACCGGACGCTGTTCCCCGACCTGCTGGTCGATGCCCGGGGACTGGTCACGATCGTCGGGAACCTCGTCGACAACGCGCTCGACGCCGTCGCGGGCACCCTCCACGCGCGCGTGGAGGTCGAACTGCGCGCGGAAGGGCGTACCGCCGTGCTCCGGGTGCGGGACACCGGGCCTGGTATCCCCGCCGAACAACGCGAGTTGATCTTCACGGACGGCTGGTCCACCAAGGAACCGCCGGCCCACCGGGGGCGCGGGATCGGCCTGTCGCTGGTGCGACGGCTCGCTGAACGGCAGGGTGGCAGCGCACGGGTCGCGGAGGCGGCGGGCGGGGGCGCGGAATTCACGATCGTGCTGCCTGAGGCGCTTGCTGAGCCGGGGCTCACCTCCGAGCCGGAGCCCGGCCCCGCGCCGGAGAGTACCGCCACGACCACCAAGGAGGAGCCACGATGA
- a CDS encoding citrate synthase/methylcitrate synthase gives MSINRATNGRATGAVVEVPRGLAGVVVTDTLLGDVRGAEGFYHYRQYSAVELARSRGFEDVWHLLMHGELPDAAQRSAFAARTAELRRLPEEVRAVLPAIAAASGRAGALAGMRTALSLFGAARGFRPVFDLDGEQRRADALAASAAVPTLLTALHRLGRGLDPVEPREDLSYAANYLYMMTGSEPEPARARAVEQYLISTIDHGFNASTFTARVIASTGADVVACLGGAVGALSGPLHGGAPSRALDTLDAIGTPDRIDSWIRERVLAGDRIMGFGHPVYRTEDPRSRMLREIAQRFGGPLVDFAVEVEGQVEAILAELKPGRELHTNVEFYAGVVMELCGLPREMFTPTFAAARVVGWSANILEQAEDPKIIRPAARYVGPGAPVVVPAVA, from the coding sequence ATGTCGATCAACCGGGCCACGAACGGGCGGGCCACGGGCGCTGTTGTCGAAGTTCCGCGAGGACTCGCGGGCGTCGTCGTCACCGACACCCTGCTGGGTGACGTCAGAGGCGCCGAGGGGTTCTACCACTACCGCCAGTACTCGGCCGTGGAACTCGCGAGGAGCCGGGGCTTCGAGGACGTGTGGCATCTGCTGATGCACGGTGAACTACCGGACGCGGCGCAGCGTTCCGCCTTCGCCGCGCGGACGGCGGAGCTGCGCCGGCTGCCCGAGGAGGTGCGGGCGGTGCTGCCCGCCATCGCCGCGGCCAGTGGGCGGGCCGGGGCCCTGGCGGGGATGAGGACCGCGTTGTCGCTGTTCGGAGCGGCGCGTGGATTCCGGCCGGTGTTCGACCTCGACGGCGAACAGCGCCGGGCGGACGCGCTCGCGGCCTCGGCGGCCGTCCCGACGCTGTTGACGGCGCTCCACCGGCTGGGGCGGGGACTCGATCCGGTCGAGCCGCGCGAGGACCTGTCGTACGCCGCCAACTACCTTTACATGATGACCGGTTCGGAGCCGGAGCCTGCTCGGGCGCGGGCCGTTGAGCAGTACCTGATCTCAACCATTGATCACGGATTCAATGCGTCAACGTTCACTGCCCGGGTGATCGCCTCGACGGGGGCTGACGTGGTTGCCTGTCTCGGCGGGGCGGTGGGAGCCCTCTCCGGTCCGCTGCACGGTGGGGCCCCGAGCCGGGCCCTGGACACGCTCGACGCGATCGGAACGCCCGACCGTATCGACTCCTGGATTCGTGAACGGGTCCTGGCGGGTGACCGCATCATGGGCTTCGGTCATCCCGTCTACCGCACCGAGGACCCCCGCTCGCGGATGCTCCGTGAGATCGCGCAGCGTTTCGGCGGCCCGCTGGTCGACTTCGCCGTCGAGGTCGAAGGGCAGGTGGAGGCGATCCTCGCGGAACTCAAGCCGGGGCGTGAGCTGCACACCAATGTGGAGTTCTACGCGGGCGTGGTCATGGAGCTCTGCGGCCTCCCGCGCGAGATGTTCACGCCGACGTTCGCGGCGGCACGTGTGGTCGGCTGGAGCGCGAACATCCTGGAACAGGCGGAGGACCCGAAGATCATTCGGCCGGCGGCGCGGTACGTGGGGCCGGGGGCGCCGGTTGTGGTTCCTGCGGTGGCCTAG
- a CDS encoding DUF485 domain-containing protein produces the protein MEKHDGPDPGKVRIDDPWYDALASGWGELDGTGEPAPTVPPARGEQEDRSARAADVYLEVQRSAAFQEVRGRYRRFVIPAVAVFFTWYVAYVVTATTAPAFMARPVVGAVNVAMVAGLGQFLTTFLFTWAYARHARLRRDRAALDLRWDTQELTRGVTGGER, from the coding sequence GTGGAGAAGCACGACGGTCCCGACCCCGGAAAGGTCCGGATCGACGACCCCTGGTACGACGCGCTCGCCTCCGGGTGGGGCGAGTTGGACGGTACGGGTGAGCCCGCTCCAACTGTGCCGCCCGCGCGCGGGGAGCAGGAGGACCGAAGCGCACGCGCCGCCGATGTCTATCTGGAGGTGCAGCGCAGCGCTGCCTTCCAGGAGGTGCGCGGCCGGTATCGGAGGTTCGTGATCCCGGCCGTCGCCGTCTTCTTCACCTGGTACGTGGCCTATGTCGTGACGGCGACCACGGCACCGGCCTTCATGGCGCGGCCCGTCGTCGGCGCGGTGAACGTGGCGATGGTCGCGGGGCTCGGACAGTTCCTCACGACGTTCCTCTTCACCTGGGCGTACGCGCGGCACGCACGGCTGCGCAGAGACCGCGCCGCGCTCGATCTGCGCTGGGACACACAGGAACTGACGCGTGGCGTCACGGGTGGTGAGCGGTGA
- a CDS encoding sucrase ferredoxin yields MSTCAKVSRDLEEPLAGTAATARTWLLVEQPGPWGAEALTSSHLDPALGRALTRATEGTGVRVALIRRPGRHADCRTTAERQVYAAHTAPGNVWLHNATTSDPEQLLTLDFAELGRGLSGTFDAVLDGRPHTGDPLALVCTNGKRDRCCALLGRPLAAELAASGVAGAWEVTHLGGHRFSPTLLVLPFGYAYGRAEAHAVKEVLQGVREGRVVTEGCRGNSAWERPGQAAELAVRTAVAEHAAGALNVVRTEGEAPDWEVTVAHTDGRRWLVTVSQGASSPPRAESCGSALGSPARMDVTTVRELSGTATTHHATR; encoded by the coding sequence GTGAGTACGTGCGCGAAGGTCTCACGAGACCTGGAGGAACCCCTCGCGGGGACCGCCGCCACGGCGAGGACGTGGCTGCTGGTCGAACAGCCCGGTCCCTGGGGTGCCGAAGCGCTGACATCGAGCCATCTGGATCCCGCGCTGGGTCGCGCCCTGACGCGGGCCACCGAGGGCACCGGCGTACGCGTCGCCCTGATCCGCCGCCCGGGACGCCACGCGGACTGCCGCACGACCGCCGAGCGTCAGGTGTACGCGGCCCACACCGCTCCGGGAAACGTATGGCTGCACAACGCCACCACGTCCGACCCCGAGCAGCTGCTCACACTTGACTTCGCCGAGCTCGGTCGAGGCCTGTCCGGCACCTTCGACGCGGTGCTCGACGGCCGCCCCCACACCGGCGACCCTCTCGCCCTCGTCTGCACCAACGGCAAGCGCGACCGGTGCTGTGCCCTGCTCGGCCGCCCCCTCGCCGCCGAACTCGCCGCCTCCGGAGTGGCGGGAGCGTGGGAGGTCACGCACCTGGGTGGCCACCGCTTCTCCCCCACGCTCCTCGTGCTGCCCTTCGGCTACGCGTACGGGCGCGCCGAGGCTCATGCGGTCAAGGAAGTCCTACAGGGTGTACGCGAAGGGCGTGTCGTCACCGAGGGCTGCCGAGGCAACTCCGCCTGGGAGCGGCCCGGTCAGGCAGCCGAACTGGCGGTGCGCACAGCGGTGGCCGAGCACGCGGCGGGCGCTCTGAACGTGGTCCGTACCGAGGGCGAGGCACCTGACTGGGAGGTGACAGTCGCCCATACCGACGGCCGCCGCTGGCTCGTCACGGTCAGCCAGGGTGCCTCGTCGCCGCCCCGGGCGGAGAGCTGCGGCTCGGCTCTCGGCTCACCCGCCCGGATGGACGTGACGACGGTCCGTGAGCTGTCGGGCACAGCCACCACGCACCACGCCACCCGCTGA
- a CDS encoding DUF1453 domain-containing protein, producing MSGLVDVLAIVAVVVLVIARQFRPRRMDADRRWWAAPAVLIFLAVREPGLLDPDHRTASVLLLGVELLIALGTGLGWAWTTRIWTTPDGSVWSSGSKAGVGVWVTGIALRAGLAGLGAAFGLHQGTSALLLGLALTLLVRSGILAWRAQGLHPVAGQSAALGEDVARPSWKEHV from the coding sequence ATGTCCGGGCTTGTCGATGTTCTGGCGATTGTCGCCGTAGTCGTCCTGGTGATCGCCCGCCAGTTCCGCCCCCGGCGGATGGACGCGGACAGGCGTTGGTGGGCCGCACCCGCGGTGCTGATCTTTCTCGCCGTGCGTGAACCGGGCCTGCTGGATCCCGACCACCGGACGGCATCGGTTCTCCTCCTCGGCGTCGAACTCCTCATTGCGCTCGGCACCGGCCTCGGCTGGGCATGGACCACCCGCATCTGGACGACGCCGGACGGATCGGTGTGGAGCAGTGGCAGCAAGGCCGGCGTCGGCGTCTGGGTCACCGGCATAGCCCTGCGGGCGGGTCTGGCCGGACTCGGAGCCGCGTTCGGCCTCCACCAGGGCACCTCGGCCCTGCTCCTCGGACTCGCTCTGACACTCCTCGTCCGTTCCGGCATCCTGGCCTGGCGGGCACAGGGACTGCATCCGGTGGCCGGGCAGAGCGCGGCCCTCGGGGAAGACGTGGCTCGCCCCTCGTGGAAGGAGCACGTGTGA
- a CDS encoding solute symporter family protein: protein MTGNHQTLALLLFSVFVAITLGITTWVSRHRHGSAEEFYAGGRLFSPMENGFAIAGDYMSAASFLGISGLIALFGYDGLLYSVGFLVAWLVVLFLVAELVRNCGRFTLADVVAARMSERPVRIAAGTSSVTVSVLYLVAQMVGAGSLVALLLGGTSEAAQTWTVIGVGALMVVYVSFGGMRATTWIQIVKAVLLMGGAIALTVLVLMRFHGDFNQLLRTAAERSGHGKSFLAPGLKYGGDWTARLDFISLGLALVLGTAGLPHILSRFYTVPTARAARRSVVWSIGLIGGFYLMTIVLGFGAAAIVGPDAVRGSNAAGNTAVPLLALDLGGGAASTGGTVLFAIVAAIAFATILAVVAGITLASSASVAHDLYASLRRRRAKPRSEVAVARTAAVGVGVVAIALGLLARDLNVAFLVGLAFAVAASANLPVLLYSLFWRNFTTRGAVWSVYGGLLPALVLVVLSPVVSGSPGSLFPGADLQYFPLDNPGLVSIPMGFLAGWLGTVTSTEAPDEAKHAETEVRALTGAGAV from the coding sequence GTGACCGGGAACCATCAGACGTTGGCCCTGCTGCTCTTCAGCGTGTTCGTCGCGATCACTCTGGGGATCACGACCTGGGTGAGCCGTCACCGGCACGGTTCGGCGGAGGAGTTCTACGCGGGCGGCCGGCTCTTCTCACCGATGGAGAATGGTTTTGCCATCGCGGGCGACTACATGTCCGCCGCCTCCTTCCTCGGTATCTCGGGGCTGATCGCGCTCTTCGGCTACGACGGGCTGCTGTACTCGGTGGGTTTTCTCGTCGCGTGGCTGGTCGTGCTGTTCCTGGTCGCCGAACTGGTCCGCAACTGCGGGCGGTTCACGCTCGCCGACGTCGTCGCCGCACGTATGAGTGAGCGGCCGGTGCGCATCGCCGCCGGAACCTCCTCGGTGACCGTGTCCGTTCTCTATCTGGTGGCGCAGATGGTGGGGGCGGGCAGCCTGGTCGCGCTGCTGTTGGGAGGCACGAGCGAGGCCGCCCAGACGTGGACGGTCATCGGCGTCGGCGCGCTCATGGTCGTCTATGTGTCGTTCGGCGGGATGCGGGCCACCACGTGGATCCAGATCGTCAAGGCGGTCCTGCTCATGGGCGGGGCGATCGCGTTGACCGTGCTCGTCCTGATGCGGTTCCACGGGGACTTCAACCAGTTGTTGCGTACGGCGGCGGAGCGGAGCGGGCACGGGAAGTCGTTCCTCGCGCCGGGGCTGAAGTACGGCGGGGACTGGACGGCGCGCCTCGACTTCATCAGCCTGGGCCTAGCGCTGGTGCTCGGCACGGCGGGCCTGCCGCACATCCTGTCGCGCTTCTACACCGTGCCGACCGCCCGGGCCGCCCGTCGCTCGGTCGTCTGGTCGATCGGACTGATCGGCGGGTTCTACCTGATGACGATCGTGCTGGGATTCGGAGCGGCGGCGATCGTCGGCCCCGATGCAGTACGCGGGTCGAACGCGGCAGGGAACACGGCGGTTCCTCTGTTGGCGCTGGATCTGGGCGGCGGTGCCGCGTCCACTGGAGGAACGGTTCTTTTTGCGATCGTCGCCGCGATCGCCTTCGCAACTATCCTCGCGGTGGTCGCCGGCATCACGCTCGCCTCGTCGGCGTCCGTGGCCCACGACCTGTATGCGTCGCTGCGGCGACGGCGCGCGAAGCCGCGCAGCGAGGTGGCCGTGGCGCGGACCGCCGCGGTCGGGGTCGGCGTCGTGGCCATCGCGCTCGGCCTGCTCGCGCGCGACCTCAATGTGGCGTTCCTGGTGGGGCTCGCCTTCGCGGTCGCCGCGTCGGCGAACCTGCCCGTCCTGCTCTACTCACTGTTCTGGCGGAACTTCACGACACGCGGCGCGGTGTGGTCCGTGTACGGGGGCCTGCTGCCGGCCCTGGTGCTCGTGGTGCTGTCGCCCGTGGTGTCGGGCAGCCCCGGCTCGCTGTTTCCGGGCGCCGACCTCCAGTACTTCCCGCTGGACAATCCGGGCCTGGTGTCCATCCCGATGGGTTTCCTGGCGGGCTGGCTCGGCACGGTCACTTCGACGGAGGCGCCGGACGAGGCCAAACACGCGGAGACCGAGGTGCGGGCATTGACGGGGGCGGGGGCGGTCTGA
- a CDS encoding response regulator transcription factor: MTAESGAQPARVVVADDQTVVREGIVMLLGLLPGIEVVGAAADGNEAVRLVAELDPDVVLMDLRMPRCDGVEATRRIRSEHPRTQVVVLTTFADDESLFPALRAGARGYLTKDADGNEIVRAVRSVLSGDAGFSPGIQRRLLERLSEPQAVVPAQEAPDGLTLRETEVLVLIADGLTNQEIARKLQVSTATVKIHINNLFAKTGLRDRAQAVRYAFGKGLVRPPGG, translated from the coding sequence ATGACGGCGGAGTCCGGTGCGCAGCCTGCTCGTGTCGTGGTGGCGGACGACCAGACCGTGGTGCGCGAGGGCATCGTGATGCTGCTCGGCCTGCTGCCGGGGATCGAGGTCGTCGGTGCGGCCGCCGACGGAAACGAGGCGGTACGGCTGGTGGCCGAGCTCGACCCGGACGTGGTGCTGATGGATTTGCGCATGCCTCGCTGCGACGGAGTCGAGGCGACCAGGCGCATCAGGTCCGAGCATCCGAGGACGCAGGTCGTCGTGCTCACCACGTTCGCCGACGACGAGTCGCTGTTTCCCGCTCTGCGAGCGGGCGCTCGCGGCTATCTCACCAAGGACGCGGACGGGAACGAGATCGTCCGAGCCGTGCGGAGTGTGCTGTCCGGGGACGCGGGGTTCTCGCCGGGCATCCAGCGACGTTTGCTGGAGCGACTGTCGGAACCGCAGGCTGTCGTGCCCGCTCAGGAGGCTCCGGACGGGCTCACCCTGCGGGAGACGGAGGTGCTGGTGCTGATCGCCGACGGCCTGACCAACCAGGAGATCGCCCGCAAGCTGCAGGTGTCCACGGCCACGGTGAAGATCCACATCAACAACCTCTTCGCAAAGACGGGACTCAGGGACCGTGCGCAGGCCGTCCGTTACGCCTTCGGGAAGGGACTTGTGCGGCCACCAGGGGGGTGA
- a CDS encoding sensor histidine kinase: protein MTENVWQRWPSREALSGEGVHRARHALTMAARILAAGILLVTIFKGSDLHGWGIAAAVLGVLACGFGAWGFTRTTLDHRLLPSLGLFALLFAVALVAHGVGLRGPALVLWCVCGVLAMERLPLVAGLPATFVALGAYTVADHDGWPATVATTGGIALIGYVLRLDAEARGSTQRLLTQERAARAAEAESAALAERARIAREIHDVLAHSLSAQLVHLEAARLLIEGGGERDQVLDRVVAARRMAREGLAETRQALSALRGELSPLEEFLSELVADSAGADVTVTGERRLLSAEVSQAVRRVAQEALTNVRKHAPGAKVRIRMDYGRNEVTLRVRDSGAPPGEFTHTGAGYGLLGMRERAELLGGSLEAGPYEEGFVVTLKVPV, encoded by the coding sequence GTGACGGAGAACGTCTGGCAGCGCTGGCCCTCCCGCGAGGCCCTCTCCGGAGAGGGGGTGCACAGGGCCAGGCACGCACTCACCATGGCCGCCCGCATCTTGGCCGCCGGGATCCTCCTGGTGACGATCTTCAAGGGCAGCGACCTGCACGGCTGGGGCATTGCGGCGGCCGTCCTGGGCGTCCTCGCCTGCGGATTCGGGGCCTGGGGCTTCACGAGGACCACGCTCGACCACCGGCTCCTGCCCTCCCTCGGACTGTTCGCCCTGCTGTTCGCGGTCGCCTTGGTGGCACACGGCGTGGGTCTCCGGGGCCCTGCCCTTGTCCTGTGGTGCGTGTGCGGCGTCCTCGCGATGGAGCGTTTGCCCCTGGTGGCCGGCCTGCCGGCCACCTTCGTGGCGCTGGGGGCGTACACGGTCGCCGATCACGACGGCTGGCCGGCCACCGTGGCCACGACCGGAGGGATCGCCCTGATCGGCTACGTGCTCCGGCTGGATGCCGAGGCCCGCGGCAGCACCCAGCGGCTCCTCACGCAGGAGCGTGCGGCGCGTGCGGCCGAGGCGGAGTCCGCGGCACTGGCGGAGCGGGCCAGGATCGCGCGGGAGATCCACGACGTGCTGGCGCACAGCCTCTCGGCCCAGCTGGTGCACCTGGAGGCGGCCCGACTGCTGATCGAGGGAGGAGGCGAGAGGGACCAGGTCCTCGACCGTGTCGTGGCCGCACGAAGGATGGCCCGCGAAGGGCTCGCCGAGACCAGACAGGCACTTTCCGCGCTGCGCGGCGAGCTGTCCCCGCTGGAGGAGTTCCTGAGCGAGCTCGTCGCCGATTCCGCCGGCGCCGATGTCACTGTCACGGGTGAACGACGACTGCTGTCGGCCGAGGTGTCCCAGGCGGTCCGCAGGGTCGCTCAGGAGGCCCTGACGAACGTCCGGAAGCACGCGCCGGGCGCCAAGGTCCGCATACGCATGGACTACGGCAGGAACGAAGTGACGCTGCGTGTACGGGATTCGGGTGCACCGCCGGGAGAGTTCACCCACACCGGCGCCGGATACGGTCTGCTCGGAATGCGGGAGCGGGCCGAGCTGCTGGGCGGCTCGCTGGAGGCCGGACCGTACGAGGAGGGGTTCGTGGTGACGCTGAAGGTGCCCGTATGA
- a CDS encoding response regulator: protein MIEVLVVDDDIRVARVNAAYVEKVAGFHVAGEAHSAAEALRQMEALPHLDLVLLDHYLPDRTGLAVVQEMRRRGLQADVIMVTAARDITTVQAAMRQGALQYLVKPFAFAGLRAKLEAYAELRRTLDGGGEAEQAEVDRIFGALSTGTEPDLPKGHSPTTAEAVRQALVNAENPLSAQEIAELTGLSRQTAQRYLKLLERTGRATLSLKYGDAGRPEHRYVWATRP from the coding sequence ATGATCGAGGTACTGGTCGTGGACGACGACATCCGGGTCGCCCGGGTCAACGCCGCCTACGTGGAGAAGGTCGCCGGCTTCCATGTCGCGGGCGAGGCGCACTCGGCGGCGGAGGCACTGCGGCAGATGGAGGCGCTGCCCCATCTGGACCTGGTGCTGCTCGACCACTATCTGCCCGACCGGACGGGACTCGCGGTCGTCCAGGAGATGCGGCGGCGGGGCCTCCAGGCCGACGTGATCATGGTGACCGCCGCCCGTGACATCACCACCGTCCAGGCGGCGATGCGGCAAGGTGCCCTGCAGTACCTGGTGAAACCGTTCGCCTTCGCGGGGCTCCGCGCGAAACTTGAGGCGTACGCCGAACTGCGTCGCACCCTCGACGGCGGCGGTGAGGCCGAGCAGGCCGAGGTCGACCGGATCTTCGGCGCCCTCTCGACGGGCACGGAACCTGATCTGCCCAAGGGGCACTCCCCCACCACCGCGGAGGCAGTGCGCCAGGCCCTGGTAAACGCGGAAAACCCCCTGTCCGCCCAGGAGATCGCCGAGCTGACCGGCCTCAGCCGGCAGACCGCCCAGCGCTATCTGAAGCTTCTGGAGCGCACCGGCCGGGCCACGCTGAGCCTCAAGTACGGTGACGCGGGCCGCCCCGAACACCGCTATGTCTGGGCGACCCGCCCCTGA
- a CDS encoding DUF6082 family protein: MATQNFWKGRLSAARTRLTSAADSVATARDRHRRRATLTEQHRLHFDLLCKAMDDPALAAVLNTYENDVSPERQRQYLFANALYVNALYFHRIGALTRRELHGHFRVICQNNIFQEYWAATRHHRESLPGASEEAELGQIMDGLIQEQTESDSDEWWVVGEPPEESP, from the coding sequence ATGGCCACACAGAACTTTTGGAAGGGGCGGCTCTCCGCCGCCCGCACGAGGCTCACGTCCGCGGCCGACTCCGTCGCCACGGCCAGGGATCGGCACCGCCGACGTGCCACCCTCACGGAGCAGCACCGACTCCACTTCGATCTGCTGTGCAAAGCCATGGACGATCCCGCTCTCGCCGCGGTCCTCAACACGTACGAGAACGATGTCAGCCCTGAAAGGCAGCGCCAGTATCTCTTCGCGAATGCGCTCTACGTCAACGCTCTGTACTTCCACCGCATCGGGGCCCTGACTCGGCGCGAGTTGCACGGGCATTTCCGCGTCATATGCCAAAATAATATATTCCAGGAATACTGGGCAGCGACCCGCCACCATCGAGAGAGCCTGCCCGGCGCGTCGGAGGAGGCCGAACTAGGTCAGATCATGGACGGCCTCATCCAGGAACAGACCGAGTCGGACAGTGACGAGTGGTGGGTCGTGGGAGAGCCGCCCGAAGAGTCGCCGTGA